The following are from one region of the Salicibibacter kimchii genome:
- a CDS encoding phosphoenolpyruvate hydrolase family protein: MTLTRGEMLHRFQNQVNEGVSIVGGGAGTGLSAKSAENGGIDLIIIYNSGRFRMAGRGSLAGLMPYADANKIVVEMAGEVLPVVKSTPVLAGVCGTDPFRVMDVFLQDLKRMGFSGVQNFPTVGLIGGVLRKNLEETGMGYDKEVDMIRKAHELDLLTTPYVFNEYEATQMAEAGADILVAHMGLTTSGAIGAQTALTLDDCVERIQTIHDAGKAVNSDVMVIAHGGPLAEPEDAEYVMNRTTGIVGFFGASSIERLPTETAIQRQVEQFKKIIVE; the protein is encoded by the coding sequence ATGACTTTAACACGTGGAGAAATGTTACACCGGTTTCAAAATCAAGTGAATGAAGGGGTTTCCATTGTTGGTGGAGGTGCAGGTACCGGATTATCTGCAAAGTCGGCTGAAAACGGGGGCATTGATTTAATCATCATTTACAATTCTGGCCGATTCAGAATGGCCGGACGCGGATCATTGGCGGGCTTGATGCCATACGCAGATGCAAACAAAATCGTTGTTGAAATGGCCGGTGAGGTATTACCGGTTGTAAAAAGCACCCCCGTATTAGCGGGTGTTTGTGGAACAGACCCATTTAGAGTAATGGATGTATTCTTGCAAGACTTAAAAAGGATGGGATTCTCTGGTGTTCAAAACTTTCCTACTGTAGGTTTGATTGGCGGGGTGTTACGTAAAAACCTTGAAGAAACCGGCATGGGCTACGATAAAGAAGTCGACATGATACGCAAGGCCCATGAACTGGATCTGTTAACCACCCCGTATGTGTTCAATGAATATGAAGCAACGCAAATGGCCGAAGCAGGTGCAGATATATTGGTTGCCCATATGGGATTGACAACGAGCGGAGCCATAGGTGCCCAAACGGCATTAACTTTGGATGATTGCGTCGAACGAATACAAACCATTCACGATGCAGGGAAGGCCGTTAATTCGGATGTTATGGTTATTGCACACGGTGGACCTCTGGCAGAACCTGAAGATGCAGAGTATGTCATGAATCGAACAACAGGTATTGTCGGTTTTTTCGGTGCATCCAGTATTGAAAGACTGCCTACCGAAACGGCTATCCAAAGACAAGTCGAGCAGTTCAAAAAAATAATAGTTGAATGA
- a CDS encoding ABC transporter ATP-binding protein — protein sequence MLKSLLSVENLNAYYNKAHILQDVSFQVNEAERVAILGRNGMGKSTLLKSILGLEKIRRDGDVFFDGRNVIDMQTFKTANLGVAYVPQGWQLFPSLSVEEHIEMAYNPHTSDDEWTPASVYELFPEIEARRKVSGTKLSGGEQQMLAIGRALVRNPRLILMDEPSEGISTFVIERVIEVCKHMAERNVSLLLVEQNLDVALRATEKVYILVNGRMVYEASAKDFKADKESQNKYLGV from the coding sequence ATGTTGAAATCATTATTGTCTGTTGAAAACTTGAATGCTTATTATAATAAAGCTCATATTCTACAAGATGTTTCTTTTCAAGTAAATGAAGCAGAGCGTGTGGCCATACTGGGACGAAATGGAATGGGCAAATCTACATTGTTAAAGTCCATTCTCGGCTTGGAAAAGATTCGCCGAGATGGAGATGTGTTCTTCGATGGTCGTAATGTGATAGACATGCAAACGTTTAAGACAGCTAATTTAGGAGTCGCTTATGTGCCACAAGGTTGGCAATTATTCCCTTCCTTATCTGTCGAGGAACATATTGAAATGGCATACAATCCTCATACGAGTGATGACGAATGGACACCTGCTTCTGTTTATGAACTGTTCCCGGAAATCGAAGCCAGAAGAAAGGTGAGCGGGACGAAGTTAAGTGGTGGTGAACAACAAATGTTAGCTATAGGTCGAGCACTTGTTAGAAATCCAAGATTAATTTTGATGGATGAACCTTCAGAAGGTATATCGACCTTTGTGATTGAAAGAGTCATTGAGGTCTGCAAGCATATGGCTGAACGTAATGTGTCCTTGCTGTTGGTTGAACAAAATTTGGATGTGGCTCTGCGAGCTACGGAAAAAGTGTATATCCTGGTAAATGGAAGAATGGTGTATGAAGCAAGTGCGAAGGACTTTAAAGCAGATAAAGAAAGTCAAAACAAGTACTTAGGAGTTTGA
- the metK gene encoding methionine adenosyltransferase — MEAIGRRLFTSESVTEGHPDKICDQISDRILDEIIKKDPNARVACETVANTGMILVTGEITTTTYVDISKVARDTLKDIGYTRAKFGLDADTCAVMTAIDEQSPDIAQGVNTALESREGKMSDEEIEAIGAGDQGLMFGYAEDETEEYMPLPIFLAHQLARRLTNVRKDGTIPFLRPDGKTQVTIEYDEENRPLRVDTIVIAAQHQSEVAMAKLEKEIMAHVILEVVPEHLIDEETNIFINPTGRFVIGGPQGDAGLTGRKIIVDTYGGIARHGGGAFSGKDATKVDRSASYAARYVAKNIVAAELAKKCEVQIAYAIGVARPVSISIDTFGTGKVKESVLLQLVEKYFDLRPAGIIHMLGLRRPIYGQTAAYGHFGRTDVDLPWEQTDKAASLKEAAFAAEAK, encoded by the coding sequence ATGGAAGCGATTGGACGCAGACTTTTTACGTCTGAATCAGTGACGGAAGGCCATCCGGATAAAATTTGTGACCAGATTTCCGATCGAATTTTGGATGAAATAATAAAAAAAGACCCTAACGCCCGCGTTGCTTGTGAGACGGTGGCAAATACAGGGATGATTCTAGTGACAGGGGAAATTACAACGACGACGTATGTCGATATTTCTAAAGTTGCCAGAGACACGTTGAAAGATATAGGGTATACACGTGCGAAATTCGGATTGGATGCCGACACATGCGCGGTAATGACAGCAATTGATGAACAATCTCCGGACATTGCCCAGGGAGTGAACACTGCTTTGGAGTCCCGGGAAGGCAAAATGTCCGACGAAGAAATTGAGGCGATCGGTGCCGGAGACCAAGGGTTAATGTTTGGGTATGCCGAGGACGAAACCGAAGAGTATATGCCGTTACCGATTTTTTTGGCTCATCAATTGGCTCGGCGCCTGACAAACGTACGAAAGGATGGCACGATTCCTTTTTTGCGTCCGGATGGAAAGACACAGGTAACGATTGAATACGATGAGGAAAACCGGCCGCTTCGAGTAGATACAATTGTTATTGCCGCACAGCACCAATCGGAAGTGGCTATGGCCAAGCTTGAAAAAGAGATCATGGCTCACGTTATCTTGGAAGTGGTTCCGGAGCATTTAATTGACGAGGAAACCAATATTTTTATTAACCCGACCGGCCGATTTGTAATCGGCGGCCCGCAAGGAGACGCAGGGCTAACGGGGCGGAAAATCATCGTGGATACGTATGGCGGCATCGCGCGCCATGGAGGAGGTGCTTTTTCCGGGAAAGACGCGACTAAAGTGGACCGCTCGGCTTCGTATGCTGCCAGGTATGTTGCGAAAAATATTGTTGCCGCAGAACTCGCGAAAAAGTGTGAAGTGCAAATTGCTTACGCCATCGGAGTCGCCCGCCCGGTTTCCATTTCTATTGATACGTTTGGAACCGGGAAGGTGAAAGAGAGTGTTCTCCTGCAACTCGTTGAGAAGTATTTTGATCTTCGCCCCGCCGGTATTATTCATATGCTCGGCCTGAGGCGCCCGATTTATGGTCAGACCGCTGCTTACGGCCATTTTGGGCGAACGGACGTAGATCTTCCTTGGGAGCAAACGGATAAAGCCGCATCACTCAAAGAAGCCGCTTTTGCCGCGGAAGCAAAATAG
- a CDS encoding ABC transporter ATP-binding protein gives MRRILSNNEKNINQSHDQPALEVRNVSKAFGGVNAINEVSLVVDSGRSGVMIGPNGAGKTTLFNLITGEALLDDGEIYIFGENVTKAPVQRRSELGLARTYQISNLFHELTVEENLYLGLKGKERDTKRLFSFVIPWFKNQERIYKVQDVAESVGLEQKLDTIVSNLSHGEQRQLELGMALAPDPKIVLFDEPMAGLSPSERSFMKKLIGRLASQKIILAIEHDMDFALSLTNHVTVMHQGAVLAQGTPEDIKQNEDVLTIYKL, from the coding sequence ATGAGGAGGATTTTATCGAATAACGAAAAAAATATAAATCAGTCACACGACCAGCCGGCTTTGGAGGTTAGGAATGTTTCTAAAGCCTTCGGTGGTGTAAATGCAATTAATGAAGTGTCATTAGTCGTGGATAGTGGAAGAAGCGGGGTGATGATTGGTCCGAACGGAGCGGGAAAAACTACATTATTCAACCTGATTACGGGTGAAGCTCTCTTGGATGACGGTGAAATATACATTTTTGGAGAAAATGTAACAAAAGCTCCTGTTCAAAGACGAAGTGAGTTGGGGCTCGCTAGAACGTATCAAATATCTAATTTATTTCATGAATTGACTGTTGAAGAAAACTTATATCTGGGTTTAAAAGGGAAAGAGCGGGATACCAAGCGGTTATTTTCATTTGTCATTCCATGGTTCAAAAATCAGGAGAGGATTTATAAAGTGCAAGACGTAGCTGAAAGTGTAGGTTTAGAACAGAAGCTTGATACCATTGTCAGCAATCTTTCTCATGGGGAACAAAGACAACTCGAACTCGGCATGGCCCTCGCTCCTGATCCTAAAATTGTTTTGTTTGATGAACCCATGGCCGGTCTTTCTCCGTCAGAAAGGTCCTTTATGAAAAAGTTGATTGGACGTCTAGCTTCACAGAAAATCATATTGGCCATTGAGCATGATATGGATTTTGCTCTAAGTTTAACGAATCATGTAACGGTGATGCATCAAGGGGCTGTGCTTGCACAGGGTACTCCTGAAGATATCAAACAGAATGAAGATGTCCTTACAATTTATAAGTTATAG
- a CDS encoding gamma carbonic anhydrase family protein encodes MIYPYDDKLPEIANSCYIADGVVVTGDVSIGNDSSIWFHTVIRGDVAPTVIGDRVNIQDQCMLHQSPAQPLTIEDDVSAGHQVVLHGCTIRQGALIGMKATVLDGADVGEEAFVAAGALVTPGTTIPPRTLAMGSPARVVRDLNKDDLEEMKRVREAYVERGKTYAKAKRQS; translated from the coding sequence ATCATCTACCCGTATGATGATAAGCTCCCCGAAATTGCAAACAGTTGTTATATCGCCGACGGTGTTGTGGTGACCGGCGATGTTTCAATCGGGAATGACAGCAGCATATGGTTTCACACGGTTATTCGTGGTGATGTCGCGCCAACCGTCATTGGCGACCGTGTCAATATACAAGATCAATGCATGCTTCATCAAAGTCCCGCACAACCTTTAACGATTGAAGACGATGTCTCAGCCGGGCACCAAGTGGTATTGCACGGGTGTACAATCCGGCAAGGGGCATTGATTGGCATGAAAGCTACGGTGCTCGATGGTGCTGATGTCGGCGAAGAAGCGTTTGTAGCCGCAGGCGCACTCGTCACACCCGGAACAACCATTCCACCGCGGACACTCGCGATGGGAAGCCCTGCACGAGTCGTGCGCGATCTAAATAAGGATGACCTCGAGGAAATGAAACGCGTTCGCGAAGCCTACGTTGAACGGGGGAAAACTTACGCAAAAGCAAAAAGACAATCGTAA
- a CDS encoding branched-chain amino acid ABC transporter permease translates to MNQIFKWILFIIAIIVLGAIPFISDFFTTMTIRIMYFSLLTISFAFLSSQLGLISLAVPAFLGISGYSIAILETREILFFPYTAIVAIVMVLIVGAIFGVFVNRSKGIYFIMLTLILGQIVWAIARQWASVTNGANGIIGISTPDAMTFIIGGTEVGFYYILLITFVVLVGGVLALTRSSFGMKLKGIRESESRMIMLGYRVARLKWIAFMISALIAGVSGIFLVYSIGVMHPSSIDLDSAAMVLIAGIFGGVYSIIGAILGMSIFQVFEIFLSAYTNRYMIIIGVMFLLVVLYAPKGLMGLIYKKKHVGELHERWYSGRRNR, encoded by the coding sequence ATGAATCAAATCTTCAAATGGATTTTATTCATTATCGCAATTATTGTGTTAGGAGCTATCCCATTTATCAGTGATTTCTTTACAACAATGACGATACGAATTATGTATTTTTCATTATTGACGATCTCCTTTGCTTTTTTATCCAGTCAACTCGGCTTGATTTCTTTAGCTGTACCCGCGTTTCTCGGTATATCCGGATATTCTATTGCCATATTGGAAACGAGAGAGATATTATTTTTCCCTTACACCGCAATAGTCGCTATCGTTATGGTATTAATTGTGGGTGCTATTTTCGGAGTATTCGTCAACAGATCAAAAGGCATCTATTTCATTATGCTCACGTTGATCCTCGGACAAATAGTATGGGCGATTGCCAGGCAATGGGCTTCAGTTACAAACGGAGCTAACGGGATAATTGGAATCTCAACACCTGATGCGATGACCTTTATTATAGGAGGAACGGAAGTAGGTTTTTATTATATTCTGCTCATTACCTTTGTAGTGTTGGTTGGGGGAGTTCTCGCTTTGACTCGCTCATCTTTCGGAATGAAACTAAAAGGCATAAGGGAAAGTGAGTCCAGAATGATTATGCTTGGATATCGAGTGGCTCGTTTGAAATGGATTGCATTTATGATATCAGCTTTGATCGCAGGGGTTTCCGGTATCTTTCTTGTTTATTCTATCGGGGTTATGCATCCCAGTTCTATTGATTTGGACTCTGCTGCTATGGTTCTGATCGCCGGCATATTTGGCGGTGTTTATAGTATTATAGGGGCTATATTGGGTATGAGTATCTTTCAGGTCTTTGAAATTTTTTTAAGTGCATATACGAACAGATATATGATCATCATTGGCGTCATGTTTTTGCTAGTTGTTTTGTACGCTCCTAAAGGTTTGATGGGGTTAATTTACAAGAAGAAACACGTCGGAGAATTACATGAAAGATGGTATTCGGGGAGGAGAAATAGATGA
- a CDS encoding branched-chain amino acid ABC transporter permease, giving the protein MLMTLVNGITMAALLFIIAVGLNLSFALLRVANLAHGALYLFGAYVGLSVVSQTENWFLAIIAGGLVVALIAFILEFFLLRTVRGDNLRETLVTLSFAIILADIMIVVWGGSPRSIPYSEMLQGPAQIGGVTVPKLSIFIFIFALVIGILLWTLLNKTKIGMVIRAGVDDFEMTSVMGVNIRLVFTSMFVLSGFLAGTVGVIGGSHLMISPGDDWTILTYALLIIILGGMGSFGGSIFASLIMGLIYSFGSLYIPEFQLFLMFTPVALVLIFRPKGLFGRGLE; this is encoded by the coding sequence ATGTTAATGACATTGGTCAATGGCATAACAATGGCGGCTTTGCTGTTTATTATTGCTGTTGGATTAAATCTCTCATTTGCATTGTTGAGAGTTGCTAACCTTGCCCATGGTGCCTTATATTTATTCGGTGCTTATGTTGGTTTGAGTGTGGTTTCTCAGACTGAAAACTGGTTTCTAGCTATTATAGCGGGAGGTTTGGTCGTCGCTCTCATAGCGTTCATATTGGAATTTTTCTTGTTACGCACCGTAAGGGGGGATAACCTTCGGGAAACGTTGGTGACATTATCCTTTGCCATTATTTTGGCAGATATAATGATTGTTGTTTGGGGAGGGAGCCCACGATCTATTCCTTACTCTGAAATGTTGCAAGGACCAGCCCAAATCGGTGGAGTAACCGTTCCAAAGTTGAGTATATTTATTTTTATTTTTGCTCTTGTAATTGGTATCTTGTTATGGACTTTGTTGAACAAAACAAAGATTGGAATGGTTATTCGGGCCGGTGTAGATGATTTTGAAATGACTTCAGTTATGGGAGTCAACATTCGTCTGGTGTTCACTTCAATGTTTGTGCTGTCTGGCTTTTTGGCAGGTACCGTTGGCGTTATAGGCGGTTCACACTTGATGATATCTCCGGGTGATGATTGGACGATCCTGACGTATGCGTTATTGATCATTATTTTAGGTGGCATGGGTAGCTTCGGAGGATCGATTTTTGCATCACTTATTATGGGTTTAATATATAGTTTCGGTAGTTTATATATACCCGAGTTCCAGTTATTCCTTATGTTTACTCCAGTCGCTCTCGTATTGATATTCAGACCAAAAGGGTTGTTCGGGAGGGGATTAGAATGA
- a CDS encoding response regulator transcription factor, with amino-acid sequence MIRIIIAEDQQMLLGALGSLLDLEDDMEVVGKARNGKEALALVRNHQPDICIMDIEMPLKSGLDAAEDLKDHACKVIVLTTFARAGYFERARKAMVSGYLLKDSPSEDLANAIRTIMAGRKIYAPELVDMAYDNENPLTEREGQVIQLIADGKNTKEIANQLSITSGTVRNYVSVILDKLDVSNRIEAIARFKEKGWFK; translated from the coding sequence ATGATTCGAATTATTATTGCTGAAGACCAACAAATGCTCCTGGGCGCGCTTGGATCTCTGCTTGATTTGGAAGATGATATGGAAGTTGTAGGAAAAGCGCGTAATGGCAAAGAAGCGCTGGCTCTAGTGCGAAACCACCAGCCCGATATTTGCATTATGGATATCGAAATGCCACTCAAAAGCGGATTGGATGCTGCCGAGGATTTAAAAGACCATGCGTGCAAAGTCATTGTTCTCACCACTTTTGCCCGCGCCGGATATTTTGAACGCGCGCGCAAAGCGATGGTAAGCGGCTATTTGTTAAAAGACAGTCCGAGTGAGGATCTGGCAAACGCTATTCGGACGATTATGGCCGGCAGAAAAATATATGCGCCGGAACTTGTAGACATGGCTTATGACAATGAAAACCCGCTAACAGAGCGCGAAGGACAAGTGATTCAGCTGATTGCCGACGGCAAAAACACAAAGGAAATCGCAAATCAGCTCTCTATTACGAGTGGTACCGTCCGCAATTATGTTTCCGTGATCTTGGATAAACTCGATGTAAGCAACCGGATCGAAGCGATTGCACGGTTTAAAGAAAAGGGATGGTTTAAATAA
- a CDS encoding ABC transporter substrate-binding protein — protein MIKVFKSIALLSMSAFVVTIGVACADETDEAANDNEQSQAADEGDITIGVVGPMTGGFADYGEKAEKGVQLALDEIDHTLDGQEINVVIEDSQADAEQLITRLDNLRQRDDVDVVIGPSTGDEGMAAASWAQDNEDILIMPGYSAPEDMTMREASPNLIRAGWTGSQTIFHFGEYVVNELGYERIAMVGQDYDYPWDQAAGFKRGFFENGGEEVHTIWHPTDTFDFNSIMNELQSISDDYDAVLLNSGGADAIAFFESWEQFGMDEYYPQILGGTNVADIPILEEVSDSFEGVYSSMHYSESLDHEENVQFRENYADMHGEEADGIALQGYDTMRVILHAFEETSDDTSDVDELREIILDMEVEDSPRGSFTFDEHGQAVQDIYIKRVELVDGQLQNEVIETEEDVSQFGPYEDYEEEYMAQPGNDRDFPADSAAEYFEDLAEYFGQDYIDQLEENDGWE, from the coding sequence ATGATTAAAGTATTTAAGTCTATAGCGCTTTTATCTATGTCGGCTTTTGTCGTAACGATTGGTGTTGCATGTGCAGATGAGACCGATGAAGCGGCAAATGACAATGAGCAGAGTCAAGCAGCAGATGAAGGTGACATTACTATTGGTGTTGTCGGACCTATGACGGGTGGCTTTGCTGATTACGGGGAAAAAGCTGAAAAAGGTGTTCAGTTAGCTTTAGATGAAATTGATCATACACTCGACGGACAAGAGATCAATGTGGTTATAGAAGATTCTCAGGCTGATGCGGAACAGCTCATAACACGGTTAGATAATTTGAGACAGCGAGATGATGTCGATGTCGTCATTGGGCCTTCCACTGGAGATGAAGGCATGGCTGCTGCCAGTTGGGCTCAAGATAACGAAGATATTTTGATCATGCCCGGTTACTCAGCGCCCGAAGACATGACCATGCGAGAGGCATCTCCTAACTTGATTCGTGCCGGCTGGACAGGAAGTCAAACGATTTTTCACTTTGGAGAATATGTTGTCAATGAATTAGGGTATGAACGAATAGCGATGGTTGGGCAAGATTATGATTATCCATGGGACCAAGCTGCAGGCTTTAAACGCGGATTTTTTGAAAATGGCGGTGAAGAAGTACACACGATTTGGCACCCAACTGATACATTTGATTTCAACTCCATCATGAATGAATTGCAAAGTATTTCCGATGATTATGATGCCGTACTTTTAAACAGTGGTGGAGCTGATGCCATTGCTTTTTTTGAATCTTGGGAGCAATTTGGTATGGATGAATATTATCCACAAATTTTAGGTGGAACGAATGTGGCTGATATTCCAATTTTAGAAGAAGTATCTGATAGTTTCGAAGGGGTTTACTCTTCCATGCATTATTCGGAAAGCTTAGATCATGAAGAAAATGTGCAATTTAGAGAAAACTATGCAGATATGCATGGTGAAGAGGCAGACGGTATTGCCTTGCAAGGCTATGATACGATGCGGGTGATCCTGCATGCGTTCGAAGAGACAAGTGATGATACGAGTGATGTTGATGAACTACGTGAAATCATCTTGGATATGGAAGTGGAAGATTCGCCTCGTGGATCATTTACGTTTGATGAACATGGTCAGGCTGTACAAGATATTTACATTAAAAGAGTTGAGCTTGTTGATGGTCAATTACAAAACGAAGTAATTGAAACGGAGGAAGATGTTAGTCAGTTTGGGCCATATGAAGATTATGAAGAAGAGTATATGGCACAACCCGGTAATGATAGGGACTTTCCTGCTGACTCAGCTGCTGAATATTTTGAAGATCTTGCTGAATATTTTGGTCAGGATTATATTGATCAATTAGAAGAAAATGATGGCTGGGAATAA
- a CDS encoding aminopeptidase → MTTFQEQIESYAAIALNVGVNIQEGQTLFIRSPLFAADFVRIVAEKAYKAGAKHVRVDWSDEALTRLKFDHAPEEAFSEFPDWYARALEEEADNNAAFLSITGGDPDLLKGIDPEKVSTANKTSGKAMEGFRGYIQSDKVSWSIVAVPSVKWAERVFPEAEGEEAVSKLWQAIFDATRVNEPDAVTAWQDHLKTLDEKMEALNTKHFHALHYTAEGTDLTIELPETHLWASGGSVSKAGVNFVANIPTEEVFTAAKKKGVNGKVTSKKPLNYGGTLISDFTLTFENGKVVDFEAKEGEETLKRLLEGDDGASYIGEVALVPHRSPISDTNIIFFNTLFDENASNHLALGSAYAFNIEGGKDMEKEELEEKGLNTSITHVDFMVGDADMDIDGIHKDGTREPVFRSGDWAF, encoded by the coding sequence ATGACGACATTTCAAGAGCAAATCGAAAGCTATGCAGCTATCGCCTTAAACGTCGGTGTCAACATTCAAGAAGGGCAAACACTCTTCATACGTTCGCCGTTGTTTGCCGCTGATTTTGTCCGCATCGTCGCGGAAAAAGCGTACAAAGCAGGCGCCAAACACGTTCGTGTCGATTGGAGCGATGAAGCGCTTACCCGCTTGAAATTTGATCACGCGCCCGAAGAAGCATTCTCCGAATTTCCGGATTGGTACGCGCGTGCATTGGAGGAAGAAGCGGATAATAATGCCGCGTTTTTAAGTATTACCGGCGGGGATCCTGACTTGCTAAAAGGTATCGACCCTGAAAAAGTCTCTACTGCCAATAAAACGAGCGGAAAAGCGATGGAAGGCTTTCGGGGCTACATTCAATCCGACAAAGTAAGTTGGTCCATCGTAGCAGTCCCATCCGTAAAGTGGGCGGAAAGAGTCTTTCCGGAAGCTGAAGGAGAAGAAGCGGTTTCCAAACTCTGGCAAGCAATATTTGACGCGACCCGAGTGAACGAACCCGACGCTGTCACCGCTTGGCAGGACCACCTGAAAACGTTGGATGAAAAAATGGAAGCCCTCAACACCAAACATTTCCACGCCCTCCATTATACAGCGGAAGGAACCGATTTGACGATTGAACTCCCTGAAACACACCTCTGGGCATCCGGCGGAAGCGTCAGCAAGGCAGGCGTCAACTTCGTTGCGAACATCCCGACAGAGGAAGTTTTTACAGCCGCTAAGAAAAAAGGGGTCAATGGAAAAGTGACCAGCAAAAAGCCGCTCAACTATGGCGGAACATTGATCAGCGACTTTACGTTAACGTTTGAAAACGGGAAAGTGGTTGATTTTGAAGCAAAAGAAGGCGAAGAAACGTTGAAACGATTGCTGGAAGGAGATGACGGCGCCTCTTATATCGGAGAAGTTGCCCTCGTCCCCCACCGTTCTCCCATTTCAGACACAAACATTATTTTCTTCAACACCCTGTTCGATGAGAATGCCTCCAATCACCTCGCTTTAGGAAGCGCCTACGCTTTCAACATTGAAGGTGGCAAGGACATGGAGAAAGAAGAATTGGAGGAAAAAGGCCTCAATACAAGCATCACCCATGTTGATTTTATGGTCGGAGATGCGGATATGGACATCGACGGCATTCATAAAGACGGCACACGGGAGCCCGTTTTCCGAAGCGGGGACTGGGCCTTCTAA
- a CDS encoding alpha/beta hydrolase → MRIWKCEDPIGVIVIVHGTGEHCGRYQWLIERLNREHFHVVAGDLPGYGRTRGKRGHIDHFNQYIDTIHDWCKEALVFDLPVFLFGHSLGGLGVIRTMMEKQLPVRGVILSSPCLYLYDPPKKGSTLIARGLHKVIPTFSMKTGIRAEQLTRNEDAKREMLKDELYVHHVTVRWYQELAKAMKASLEHAYQFPNVSLLTLQAGEDYLVDKRVTHEWFNRLRLEDRALREWRGLYHEIFNEPEREEVFRFMLYFIWQRLGRL, encoded by the coding sequence ATGCGAATATGGAAATGTGAGGACCCGATTGGTGTCATTGTTATTGTTCACGGAACAGGGGAGCATTGTGGACGCTATCAATGGCTCATTGAAAGATTAAATCGAGAACATTTTCACGTCGTTGCTGGCGACCTTCCTGGTTACGGAAGGACGCGGGGCAAAAGAGGGCATATTGATCATTTTAACCAATATATTGATACGATTCATGATTGGTGTAAGGAAGCGCTTGTTTTCGATCTTCCCGTCTTTCTTTTCGGTCATAGCCTTGGAGGACTTGGCGTCATTCGCACAATGATGGAAAAGCAACTGCCTGTTCGAGGTGTCATTTTGTCTTCGCCATGTTTGTATCTCTATGATCCGCCGAAGAAAGGATCGACATTGATCGCGAGAGGTTTGCACAAGGTTATCCCGACGTTTAGCATGAAAACCGGGATCCGAGCAGAACAACTGACCCGAAATGAAGATGCGAAGAGAGAGATGTTAAAAGATGAACTATATGTTCATCACGTGACCGTCCGTTGGTATCAAGAATTGGCGAAAGCGATGAAGGCGAGTTTGGAGCATGCCTATCAATTCCCGAATGTCTCTCTGTTGACCTTGCAAGCGGGAGAAGATTATCTCGTTGATAAAAGGGTGACGCATGAATGGTTCAATCGGTTGCGACTTGAAGATCGTGCCTTGCGGGAATGGCGCGGGTTGTATCACGAAATTTTCAACGAGCCGGAACGGGAAGAGGTTTTTCGGTTTATGCTTTATTTTATCTGGCAACGATTGGGACGACTGTGA